In a genomic window of Paraburkholderia phenazinium:
- the aepY gene encoding phosphonopyruvate decarboxylase, giving the protein MIEAAQFVEAARERGFDWYAGVPCSYLTPFINYVLQDPSLHYVSAANEGDAVALIAGVTLGAQNGRRGVTMMQNSGLGNAVSPLTSLTWTFRLPQLLIVTWRGQPGVADEPQHALMGPVTPAMLDTMEIPWETFPTEADAIGPALDRAIAHMNETGRPYALVMQKGSVAPYELKQGASGARRTPCVPQTQWHGVATDALPTRQAALQRVIAHTPPESTVVLASTGFCGRELYALDDRSNQLYMVGSMGCLTPFALGLALTRPDLHVVAIDGDGAALMRMGAFATIGAYGPANLTHVLLDNGAHDSTGGQATVSAQVSFAGVAAACGYASAVEGDDLATLDEVLTSPKLDGPRFVRLAIRRGTPDGLPRPTITPPDVKTRLMRHIGTAQGA; this is encoded by the coding sequence ATGATCGAAGCTGCACAGTTTGTCGAAGCGGCGCGCGAGCGTGGCTTCGACTGGTATGCCGGGGTGCCCTGCTCGTACCTGACGCCGTTCATCAACTACGTGCTGCAGGATCCATCGCTGCATTACGTTTCCGCAGCGAATGAGGGCGACGCAGTCGCGCTGATCGCCGGCGTCACGCTCGGCGCGCAGAACGGCCGTCGCGGCGTCACGATGATGCAGAACTCCGGCCTCGGCAATGCGGTGAGTCCGCTCACGTCGCTGACGTGGACGTTCCGTCTGCCGCAACTGCTGATCGTCACGTGGCGCGGCCAGCCCGGCGTCGCCGACGAGCCGCAGCATGCGCTGATGGGCCCGGTTACGCCCGCGATGCTCGACACCATGGAAATTCCGTGGGAGACCTTCCCGACCGAAGCCGACGCCATCGGCCCGGCGCTCGACCGCGCAATCGCCCACATGAACGAGACCGGCCGTCCGTACGCGCTGGTGATGCAGAAGGGCAGCGTGGCGCCGTATGAGTTGAAGCAGGGCGCGAGCGGTGCGCGCCGCACGCCGTGCGTGCCGCAAACGCAGTGGCACGGGGTGGCGACGGATGCGCTGCCGACGCGTCAGGCCGCGTTGCAGCGCGTGATTGCGCACACGCCGCCGGAGTCGACGGTGGTGCTCGCATCCACCGGCTTTTGCGGCCGTGAACTGTATGCGCTCGACGACCGCTCGAACCAGTTGTACATGGTCGGCTCGATGGGTTGCCTCACGCCGTTCGCACTGGGTCTCGCGCTCACGCGTCCGGACCTGCATGTGGTCGCCATCGACGGTGACGGCGCCGCGCTGATGCGCATGGGCGCGTTCGCGACGATCGGCGCGTACGGCCCGGCCAATCTGACGCACGTGCTGCTCGACAACGGCGCGCACGATTCGACCGGCGGCCAGGCCACGGTGTCCGCCCAGGTGTCGTTTGCCGGCGTCGCGGCGGCTTGCGGTTACGCGTCGGCAGTCGAAGGCGACGACCTCGCCACGCTCGACGAAGTGCTCACGTCGCCCAAGCTCGACGGCCCGCGTTTCGTGCGCCTCGCGATTCGCCGCGGCACGCCCGACGGTTTGCCGCGTCCCACCATTACCCCGCCGGATGTGAAGACGCGTCTGATGCGCCACATCGGCACCGCTCAAGGAGCCTAA
- a CDS encoding polysaccharide deacetylase family protein, with product MHPSTRLSFDDGPGPSTPALLDVLRASACQALFFVLGSNLAQAMDVATRAVREGHVLGNHTYSHARPGAVSDAVLSDEIERTDALIREAYRLAGVPEPASIPLRLPYGLEPQDVRSDVLTRLKRSHTGWTAILDDWCRPPPSPHALAESMRRHIADRMALGLDVLFCLHDGSRFAEARPATVEAVRLLLSDPGWQTGPLANGRGAG from the coding sequence ATGCACCCATCAACGCGATTGAGTTTTGACGACGGTCCAGGACCGTCGACACCTGCACTGCTGGACGTATTGCGCGCGAGCGCATGTCAGGCGCTGTTCTTCGTGCTGGGAAGCAACTTGGCGCAGGCGATGGACGTGGCAACCCGCGCGGTCCGCGAAGGACACGTGCTGGGTAATCACACGTATTCGCATGCCCGGCCGGGTGCGGTGTCGGATGCCGTGTTGAGCGATGAAATCGAGCGAACCGATGCGCTGATCCGCGAGGCCTATCGGCTCGCGGGCGTGCCGGAGCCGGCCTCGATTCCGTTACGGCTTCCTTATGGTCTGGAACCGCAGGATGTGCGCAGCGACGTGCTGACGCGCCTGAAGCGCAGCCACACGGGATGGACGGCGATCCTCGACGACTGGTGTCGGCCGCCGCCGTCGCCCCATGCGCTCGCGGAGAGCATGCGTCGGCATATCGCGGACAGAATGGCGCTAGGGCTAGATGTGCTGTTTTGCCTGCACGACGGTTCACGCTTCGCGGAAGCGCGGCCCGCGACCGTCGAGGCAGTGCGGTTGCTGCTCAGCGATCCGGGCTGGCAGACCGGCCCGTTAGCGAACGGGCGAGGGGCTGGCTAG
- a CDS encoding 2-aminoethylphosphonate aminotransferase, translating to MLLLNPGPVTLTERVRQSLLQPDLCHRESEFFDLQEEARTRLLDIYKLDPAEWQAVLMTGSGTAAVESMIAGLVPENGKLLVIENGVYGERITQIASQYRIAHEALKHDWMQGPDLERIAARLDAGEGFTHVAVIHHETTTGRLNDLQSLAAVCRARGVRLLVDGVSSFAAEAIDFADSSIAAVAATANKCLHGVPGASFVVVRREALKQAASRTYYLDLGRLAKLQDQRNTPFTPSVHAYYALVEALRELADEGGWTARHARYAALAEQARAGLAERGIESALPPQQSSVVLRAYRLPAGISYVQLHDALKARGFVIYAGQGGLSAELFRISTMGNIHPADVERLLQGFSELTR from the coding sequence ATGCTGCTGCTCAATCCCGGTCCGGTGACGTTGACGGAGCGCGTGCGGCAGAGTCTGCTGCAACCTGACCTGTGCCATCGCGAAAGCGAGTTCTTCGATCTGCAGGAAGAAGCGCGCACGCGTCTGCTGGACATCTACAAGCTCGACCCCGCCGAATGGCAGGCCGTGCTGATGACCGGTTCGGGTACGGCCGCGGTCGAAAGCATGATTGCCGGCCTTGTGCCGGAGAACGGCAAGCTGCTGGTGATCGAGAACGGTGTGTACGGCGAGCGCATTACGCAGATTGCCAGCCAGTACCGCATCGCGCACGAAGCGCTGAAGCACGACTGGATGCAGGGCCCCGATCTCGAGCGGATCGCCGCACGACTCGATGCCGGCGAGGGCTTTACGCATGTGGCGGTGATTCATCATGAGACCACCACCGGCCGCCTGAACGATCTGCAGTCGCTTGCGGCGGTGTGCCGCGCGCGCGGCGTGCGTCTGCTGGTGGACGGCGTCAGCAGCTTTGCGGCCGAGGCGATCGACTTCGCCGACAGCAGTATTGCTGCCGTGGCGGCGACCGCCAACAAGTGTCTGCATGGCGTGCCGGGTGCATCGTTTGTGGTGGTGCGGCGCGAGGCGCTGAAGCAGGCGGCGAGCCGGACCTACTATCTGGACCTGGGCCGTCTCGCGAAGCTGCAGGATCAGCGCAATACGCCGTTCACACCCTCGGTGCATGCTTACTACGCGCTTGTCGAGGCGTTGCGCGAACTGGCCGACGAAGGCGGTTGGACCGCGCGTCACGCGCGCTATGCGGCGCTCGCGGAGCAGGCGCGCGCAGGTCTGGCCGAGCGTGGTATCGAGAGCGCGTTGCCGCCGCAGCAGTCGTCGGTGGTATTGCGGGCTTATCGCTTGCCGGCGGGTATCAGCTATGTGCAACTGCACGATGCACTGAAGGCGCGCGGCTTCGTGATTTATGCGGGGCAGGGTGGGCTGTCGGCGGAGCTGTTCCGGATCTCGACGATGGGCAACATTCATCCGGCGGATGTGGAGCGGTTGCTGCAAGGGTTTAGCGAGTTGACGCGGTAA
- a CDS encoding CmcI family methyltransferase, producing the protein MSERISSRMRDINIEWLTRAAEFDHLFHTRWLGERFFHLPGDMLAIQELIWRERPDCIVQTGIAGRVVAIEPRLRDEVKARLQSNRLAHRMVLIEGESCSAATLASVREQIDGCASVMVILDLTHTHEHVLRELECYAGLATPGSYVIVMDTIMEYLPERMFHGKPYGRGNNPATAAQAFLARDTRFEVDGDIEDRVLMTLSPGGFLKRVR; encoded by the coding sequence ATGTCCGAGCGAATTTCGTCCCGCATGCGGGACATCAATATCGAATGGCTTACGCGCGCAGCCGAGTTCGACCATCTGTTCCATACGCGCTGGCTGGGTGAGCGCTTCTTTCATCTGCCGGGCGACATGCTCGCGATCCAGGAACTGATCTGGCGCGAACGCCCCGACTGCATCGTGCAAACGGGCATCGCGGGCCGCGTCGTCGCCATCGAGCCGCGCCTGCGCGACGAGGTCAAGGCGCGTCTGCAATCGAACCGGCTGGCGCATCGCATGGTGCTGATCGAAGGCGAATCGTGCTCGGCCGCGACATTGGCGTCGGTCCGCGAACAGATCGACGGCTGCGCCTCCGTGATGGTGATCCTCGACCTCACGCACACGCACGAGCACGTCCTGCGCGAGCTGGAATGCTACGCGGGACTCGCGACGCCTGGCAGCTACGTGATCGTCATGGACACCATCATGGAATACCTGCCGGAGCGGATGTTTCATGGCAAGCCTTACGGAAGGGGCAACAACCCCGCCACCGCCGCGCAGGCTTTCCTCGCTCGCGACACGCGCTTCGAAGTCGACGGCGATATCGAAGACCGCGTGCTCATGACGCTGTCGCCGGGCGGCTTCCTGAAGCGAGTTCGATGA
- a CDS encoding phosphotransferase family protein produces MRDEIRSDMIDAMMNDVERLELLLMKHWDIRPTRIQALSTGHTNKTYRIDCGSRAAVLRVSWPGKSADQVQREASMLDRLGSSPRLPTLPRFQSTLNAQPYAQAEDGSWLHLFEHIDGTPGLPDGAESAIADAMHTLAHLHAAMATISANASDPLAWLNERYARVSSRPAPPLPAILLEHYDGVLRRIGMHLAAAAAWIRGPARWLHGDYHAGNLLFANDTVTGVLDFDDVGQGAHWLEAAFALFALSRDATDEDRFTFDVRHWDTGLRAYAALQPDDEASELIRLKRDALVDLFCADQLLIHLEAAQRGLWMPGPGMGFLACWRQLLASPSPVR; encoded by the coding sequence ATGCGGGACGAAATTCGCTCGGACATGATCGATGCAATGATGAATGACGTGGAAAGACTCGAACTGCTGCTGATGAAGCACTGGGACATCCGGCCGACGCGGATTCAGGCGCTATCGACGGGCCATACTAACAAAACCTATCGCATCGACTGCGGCTCGCGCGCTGCCGTGCTGCGCGTCTCATGGCCCGGCAAATCCGCGGATCAGGTCCAGCGCGAAGCATCGATGCTGGATCGTCTCGGCTCGTCGCCGCGACTGCCCACGCTGCCGCGGTTTCAATCGACCTTGAACGCACAGCCGTACGCGCAAGCCGAAGACGGAAGCTGGTTGCATCTGTTCGAGCACATTGACGGCACGCCCGGTCTGCCTGACGGGGCGGAGTCAGCCATCGCCGACGCGATGCATACGCTCGCCCATCTGCATGCGGCGATGGCGACAATCTCCGCGAACGCGTCCGATCCGCTCGCGTGGCTCAACGAGCGCTACGCACGCGTTTCTTCACGACCGGCGCCGCCTTTGCCCGCGATCCTTCTGGAGCACTACGATGGGGTGCTGCGGCGGATCGGCATGCATCTGGCAGCGGCGGCTGCGTGGATTCGCGGACCGGCGCGCTGGCTGCACGGCGACTATCACGCCGGCAACCTGCTGTTCGCCAATGACACGGTGACGGGTGTGCTCGATTTCGACGACGTCGGGCAAGGCGCGCACTGGCTGGAAGCCGCCTTTGCACTATTCGCACTCTCGCGCGACGCGACCGATGAAGACCGTTTCACTTTCGACGTCCGGCATTGGGATACGGGCCTGCGTGCCTACGCCGCACTGCAGCCTGACGACGAGGCATCTGAGCTGATACGCCTGAAACGCGACGCGCTCGTGGACCTGTTCTGCGCGGACCAGTTGTTGATCCATCTGGAAGCCGCCCAGCGCGGCCTCTGGATGCCAGGTCCCGGCATGGGCTTCCTGGCCTGCTGGCGACAGTTACTAGCCAGCCCCTCGCCCGTTCGCTAA